From Halomicrobium salinisoli, the proteins below share one genomic window:
- a CDS encoding ABC transporter ATP-binding protein — protein sequence MSDAAPDERAAGATAAEAERDAAASDAGPAGDALLSVEDLRKEFGGVTAVDGATFDVERGSLTGLIGPNGAGKSTTFNCITGVHEPTSGAVRFAGEDVTGLSPNAVADRGLVRTFQIARELSEMTVLENVMLAPPDQVGESAARAVLPGLREEVERTEAEVRDRAWETLEFFEIDHLAHEYAGTLSGGQRKLLEMARVLMTEPEMVLLDEPLAGVNPTLEEKLLERVHELREDGLTFLLVEHDMDVIMNNCEHIVVMHQGEVLAEGDAEAIRSNERVLEAYLGGEV from the coding sequence ATGAGTGACGCCGCTCCCGACGAGCGAGCGGCGGGTGCGACGGCCGCCGAGGCCGAGCGCGACGCCGCCGCCAGCGACGCGGGACCCGCCGGCGACGCGCTGCTGTCCGTCGAGGACCTCCGCAAGGAGTTCGGCGGCGTCACCGCCGTCGACGGCGCGACGTTCGACGTCGAGCGGGGCTCGCTGACCGGGCTGATCGGCCCCAACGGCGCCGGCAAGTCGACCACGTTCAACTGCATCACCGGCGTCCACGAGCCCACGAGCGGGGCCGTCCGCTTCGCCGGCGAGGACGTCACGGGCCTGTCGCCGAACGCCGTCGCGGACCGCGGGCTCGTCCGGACGTTCCAGATCGCCCGCGAGCTCTCGGAGATGACCGTCCTCGAGAACGTCATGCTCGCCCCGCCGGACCAGGTCGGCGAGTCGGCGGCCCGGGCGGTGCTGCCGGGCCTGCGCGAGGAGGTCGAGCGCACCGAGGCCGAGGTCCGCGACCGGGCCTGGGAGACCCTGGAGTTCTTCGAGATCGACCACCTGGCCCACGAGTACGCGGGCACCCTCTCGGGCGGCCAGCGGAAGCTGCTGGAGATGGCCCGCGTGCTGATGACCGAGCCCGAGATGGTCCTGCTGGACGAGCCGCTGGCCGGCGTCAACCCGACGCTGGAGGAGAAGCTGCTGGAGCGGGTCCACGAACTGCGCGAGGACGGGCTGACCTTCCTGCTCGTCGAACACGACATGGACGTGATCATGAACAACTGCGAACACATCGTCGTGATGCACCAGGGCGAGGTCCTGGCGGAGGGCGACGCCGAGGCGATCAGGTCGAACGAGCGCGTCCTCGAGGCCTACCTGGGGGGAGAGGTATGA
- the thyX gene encoding FAD-dependent thymidylate synthase, protein MEVQLLEATEDPEQVICTAARNDYSEAFVGDQSFAETMEEIEGEDIEDRKETLIGHLLDHGHFGPFEHPQATVAVKGISRSCMAQITRHRHVSFDVQSMRYVSFDDVDPDDVREGEMVVTPPSATDPDWVGRNQQTGRVGEETAEKREEVFSEAVADAVESYQELLELGMPPEDARFVLPIGTKVNVVMSMNARMLMHVADMRAAADAQWEIRQLTENILDLAEEWCPITFEYYDEHMKNRKNRLAP, encoded by the coding sequence ATGGAAGTCCAGTTGCTGGAGGCCACCGAGGACCCCGAGCAAGTCATCTGCACGGCCGCACGCAACGACTACAGCGAGGCGTTCGTCGGCGACCAGTCCTTCGCGGAGACGATGGAAGAGATCGAGGGCGAGGACATCGAGGACAGGAAGGAGACGCTCATCGGCCACCTCCTCGATCACGGTCACTTCGGCCCCTTCGAGCACCCGCAGGCCACCGTCGCGGTGAAGGGGATCAGCCGCTCCTGCATGGCACAGATCACCCGGCACCGCCACGTCTCCTTCGACGTCCAGAGCATGCGCTACGTCTCCTTCGACGACGTCGACCCCGACGACGTCCGCGAGGGCGAGATGGTCGTGACCCCGCCCTCGGCGACGGACCCGGACTGGGTCGGCCGCAACCAGCAGACCGGCCGCGTCGGCGAGGAGACCGCCGAGAAGCGCGAGGAGGTCTTCAGCGAGGCCGTCGCCGACGCCGTCGAGTCCTACCAGGAGCTGCTCGAACTGGGCATGCCGCCCGAGGACGCCCGGTTCGTCCTCCCCATCGGCACGAAGGTCAACGTGGTCATGTCGATGAACGCCAGGATGCTGATGCACGTCGCGGACATGCGGGCGGCCGCAGACGCGCAGTGGGAGATACGTCAACTGACTGAAAACATACTCGACCTCGCCGAGGAGTGGTGTCCGATTACCTTCGAGTACTACGACGAGCACATGAAAAACCGGAAGAACAGACTCGCGCCCTGA
- a CDS encoding branched-chain amino acid ABC transporter permease translates to MSVAWSEWTDDRSDLQLVVGFVAAVWLGMALFAALVGGPDWPNLAANFVGRVTILIGAYALLTLALNIQWGYTGLFNIGVAGFMAVGAYTTAIMTAPVDPGTGGVPGFGLPLWIGLIGGMVAAALVGALAALPALRLEADYLAIVTVALSEIIRLFVNWQGVQRVSVAGVEFGTGGGTGIRFAAPNDVVRGLVQGPLSFLVDALGALGVSGPNVVTIAYGLALLAVVAAVYWVLDRLTASPFGRVLKAIREDETVTQALGKDTRLFKIKAFMIGCALMGLAGVLFRGQGGYIAPGQFRPIITFYVFAALIIGGSGSNTGSILGAATFTAVLFYFPARLGENLPYAGANAPGNVVDALAPLSALDLGPLLAYVLSNVSLLRFVVIGVVIVWVMQNRPEGLLGHRVEPAASVDLDRGAATGGDDDE, encoded by the coding sequence ATGAGCGTGGCCTGGTCGGAGTGGACCGACGACCGCTCGGACCTCCAGCTGGTCGTCGGCTTCGTCGCGGCCGTCTGGCTCGGGATGGCGCTGTTCGCCGCGCTCGTGGGCGGCCCCGACTGGCCCAACCTCGCCGCGAACTTCGTCGGGCGGGTGACAATCCTGATCGGCGCGTACGCGCTGCTCACGCTGGCGCTGAACATCCAGTGGGGCTACACCGGGCTGTTCAACATCGGCGTCGCCGGCTTCATGGCCGTCGGCGCGTACACGACGGCCATCATGACGGCGCCGGTCGACCCCGGGACGGGCGGCGTCCCCGGCTTCGGCCTCCCGCTGTGGATCGGCCTGATCGGCGGCATGGTCGCCGCCGCGCTCGTCGGCGCGCTCGCCGCGCTGCCGGCGCTGCGACTGGAGGCTGACTACCTCGCCATCGTGACGGTCGCCCTCTCCGAGATTATCCGGCTGTTCGTCAACTGGCAGGGCGTCCAGCGCGTCTCGGTGGCCGGCGTCGAGTTCGGCACCGGCGGCGGGACGGGCATCCGGTTCGCGGCGCCGAACGACGTCGTCCGCGGCCTCGTCCAGGGGCCGCTGAGCTTCCTCGTCGACGCGCTCGGCGCGCTCGGCGTCTCCGGCCCGAACGTCGTCACCATCGCGTACGGGCTCGCCCTGCTGGCCGTCGTGGCGGCGGTCTACTGGGTGCTGGACCGCCTGACCGCGTCGCCGTTCGGCCGCGTCCTCAAAGCCATCCGTGAGGACGAGACCGTCACGCAGGCGCTCGGCAAGGACACCCGCCTGTTCAAGATCAAGGCGTTCATGATCGGCTGCGCGCTGATGGGGCTGGCCGGCGTCCTCTTCCGCGGCCAGGGCGGCTACATCGCGCCCGGGCAGTTCCGGCCGATCATCACCTTCTACGTGTTCGCCGCGCTGATCATCGGCGGCTCGGGTTCGAACACCGGCAGCATCCTCGGGGCGGCCACGTTCACCGCCGTCCTCTTCTACTTCCCGGCCCGCCTCGGCGAGAACCTCCCGTACGCCGGCGCGAACGCGCCCGGGAACGTCGTCGACGCCCTCGCGCCGCTGTCCGCGCTGGACCTCGGACCGCTGCTGGCCTACGTCCTCTCGAACGTCAGCCTCCTCCGGTTCGTCGTCATCGGCGTCGTGATCGTGTGGGTCATGCAGAACCGGCCCGAGGGGCTGCTCGGCCACCGCGTCGAACCGGCCGCCAGCGTCGACCTGGACCGCGGCGCGGCGACCGGAGGTGACGACGATGAGTGA
- a CDS encoding response regulator yields the protein MSESDRPVVLIVEDEPDVAETYRLWLRDGYEVRMAHDGDEGLELLDESVDVVLLDRMMPGLSGDEVLARIRERDLDCRVAMVTAVEPDFDILEMGFDAYLSKPIRSQQLHDTVENLIDRSEYDALLQEYYSLVEKRATLEATKSNAELAESDEYDALKGEIDELKAELSGSLGGIEDDEDFIATLRGLGNGDGN from the coding sequence ATGTCCGAATCGGATCGACCTGTCGTGCTCATCGTCGAGGACGAGCCGGACGTGGCCGAGACGTATCGGCTGTGGCTGCGCGACGGCTACGAGGTCCGGATGGCGCACGACGGCGACGAAGGGCTGGAACTGCTCGACGAGAGCGTCGACGTGGTCCTCCTGGACCGGATGATGCCCGGCCTCTCCGGGGACGAGGTACTCGCGCGCATCCGAGAGCGCGATCTGGACTGCCGGGTGGCCATGGTGACGGCGGTCGAACCCGACTTCGACATCCTCGAGATGGGGTTCGACGCCTACCTCTCGAAGCCCATCCGGAGCCAGCAGCTCCACGACACCGTCGAGAACCTGATCGATCGATCCGAGTACGACGCCCTCCTCCAGGAGTACTACTCGCTGGTCGAGAAGCGCGCGACCCTGGAGGCGACCAAGAGCAACGCGGAACTCGCCGAGAGCGACGAATACGACGCGCTTAAAGGAGAGATAGACGAACTGAAGGCCGAGCTGTCGGGTTCGCTGGGTGGAATCGAGGACGACGAGGACTTCATCGCGACGCTGCGGGGACTTGGCAATGGAGACGGGAACTGA
- a CDS encoding branched-chain amino acid ABC transporter permease has translation MGITETVHDGRGALTERPAAAVVGVVAGYLLLDLLVKLAGTSVFFMGVKVIGGSLTISSLAAMALDGLLVGLAVGLAGIGLSMTYSILDFANFAHGDTVTAGAFVGWVAAYVAAGLGTGAPLADLVMFDTGLQLSVAMTPLAVLLGLIVAAVGTVAVVLLIDRLAYRPMRGADSISLLIASIGVALALRYVVAFLFGTQSSGVSSKGFQLVLLDLAGQRPVALTDNELALLVVSVALMLGIHLLLQRTKLGKAMRAMADNEDLARVTGIPTERVVRLTWILGGALAGVGGYLLVLESGTISFNFGWILLLLIFAAVILGGIGSIYGAMAGGVVIGLVDSMALIWLPSGLTRAAAFFALIVVLLVRPEGIFGGVTTA, from the coding sequence ATGGGCATCACGGAGACGGTTCACGACGGGCGGGGCGCGCTGACGGAGCGACCCGCCGCGGCGGTCGTCGGCGTGGTCGCCGGTTACCTGCTCCTGGACCTCCTCGTCAAGCTGGCGGGGACGTCCGTGTTCTTCATGGGTGTGAAGGTGATCGGCGGCTCGCTGACGATCAGCTCGCTCGCGGCGATGGCGCTCGACGGCCTGCTGGTCGGCCTGGCGGTCGGGCTGGCCGGCATCGGGCTGTCGATGACGTACAGCATCCTCGACTTCGCCAACTTCGCGCACGGCGACACGGTCACCGCCGGGGCGTTCGTCGGCTGGGTGGCCGCCTACGTCGCCGCCGGCCTCGGGACGGGCGCACCGCTGGCCGACCTGGTCATGTTCGACACGGGCCTGCAACTGAGCGTCGCGATGACGCCGCTGGCGGTCCTGCTCGGCCTGATCGTGGCCGCGGTCGGCACTGTGGCCGTCGTGCTGTTGATCGACCGCCTGGCCTACCGCCCGATGCGCGGCGCCGACTCCATCTCGCTGCTGATCGCCTCCATCGGCGTCGCGCTGGCGCTGCGATACGTCGTCGCCTTCCTCTTCGGCACGCAGTCGTCCGGGGTCTCCAGCAAGGGGTTCCAGCTGGTCCTCCTCGACCTCGCCGGCCAGCGGCCGGTCGCGCTCACCGACAACGAACTCGCGCTGCTCGTCGTCTCGGTGGCCCTCATGCTGGGCATCCACCTCCTGCTCCAGCGGACCAAGCTCGGCAAGGCGATGCGGGCCATGGCCGACAACGAGGACCTCGCGCGGGTGACGGGCATCCCGACCGAACGGGTCGTCCGGCTGACCTGGATTCTCGGAGGCGCGCTGGCCGGCGTCGGCGGTTACCTGCTCGTCCTCGAGAGCGGCACCATCTCCTTCAACTTCGGCTGGATCCTCCTGCTGCTGATCTTCGCCGCCGTGATCCTGGGCGGCATCGGCTCCATCTACGGCGCGATGGCCGGCGGCGTCGTCATCGGGCTCGTCGACAGCATGGCGCTGATCTGGCTGCCCTCCGGGCTGACCCGGGCGGCGGCGTTCTTCGCGCTGATCGTCGTCCTTCTAGTCCGTCCCGAGGGCATCTTCGGGGGGGTGACGACCGCATGA
- a CDS encoding FAD-binding and (Fe-S)-binding domain-containing protein, producing MGARTGASDEPARDERADYDHAGGAVDRPGVVDDLRDRIEGEVRFDEYTRGLYATDASAYSVTPVGVVYPRSTADVAATVAYCAERSVPVLPRGGGTSLAGQAVNEAVVLDFTRHLDGVLDVDPEGRTARAEVGVTLGELNARLADHDLKFAPDPAWGDKSALGGAIGNNSTGAHSLKYGKTDHYVEACEVVLADGTVTTFGEVTLEEARSRAGDGDLEARIYDAVVRVVDEEAEDVAAAFPDLKRNVSGYNLDRLLAEADGEFGEADTINLARLLAGSEGTLAVVTEATVSLEPVPETKALALLSYPDLVTAMEDVAPILDHDPAAVEVLDDVLLDLASDTEEFGALVDSLLPAGTGAVLLVEFYAEDDAEGQQLVADLLADRVDGEVDPEGEPGDGAEELTTAPRQAFHGQEAHGDAERERFWKLRKSGLPILLGRTTDAKHISFIEDTAVPPENLPEFVSDFQDLLADNDTFASFYAHAGPGCLHIRPLVNTKTEAGVEQMAAIADGATDLVVEYGGSVSGEHGDGRARTRWNRKLYGQDVWELFRDLKTTFDPDWLLNPGQVVGYAEDETIPEGVPKRARAVAVTDDLRFDPDYEFDAGFEPALEWDNDNGMQGMVELCHGCGGCRGPQETTGGVMCPTYRAADEEVTATRGRANALRRAMSGDLPADPTDEEFASEVMDLCIGCKGCAKDCPSEVDMAKLKAEVQHARHEEHGAGLRDRLFANVHRLSAVGSALAPVSNWLAKAPGSDLLAEKLLGIARERDLPSFRSESFTDWFDDRGPAVPEADADRRVLLFPDTYYNYSHPEVLKDAVRVLEAAGVHVRVPEGVTASGRAAHSKGFLDVARERARTNVDALEPAVRDGWDVVVVEPSDAVMLQSDYYDLLGDAADPVARNAYGVCEYVDHFELNRDVDWAAPDESLTYHGHCHQKATTKDHHAVGVLRRAGYAVDPLDSGCCGMAGSFGYEAEHYSMSRAIGSILFDQVADSDGDRVVAPGASCRTQLGDRPGGEEPPHPVERLAAALPDRQRR from the coding sequence ATGGGCGCACGAACGGGGGCGAGCGACGAGCCGGCCCGGGACGAGCGGGCCGACTACGACCACGCGGGCGGCGCGGTCGACCGCCCGGGCGTCGTCGACGACCTGCGCGACCGGATCGAGGGCGAGGTGCGGTTCGACGAGTACACACGCGGGCTGTACGCCACGGACGCCAGCGCGTACTCGGTGACGCCCGTCGGCGTCGTCTACCCGCGGTCGACCGCGGACGTGGCGGCGACGGTCGCCTACTGCGCCGAGCGGTCCGTACCGGTGCTGCCCCGCGGGGGCGGCACCAGCCTCGCCGGGCAGGCGGTCAACGAGGCCGTCGTCCTCGACTTCACGCGGCACCTGGACGGCGTCCTCGACGTCGACCCGGAGGGTCGAACCGCCCGCGCCGAGGTGGGCGTGACCCTCGGGGAACTGAACGCCCGACTGGCCGACCACGACCTGAAGTTCGCGCCGGACCCGGCCTGGGGCGACAAGAGCGCGCTGGGCGGCGCCATCGGGAACAACTCCACGGGCGCGCACTCCCTGAAGTACGGCAAGACCGACCACTACGTCGAGGCGTGCGAGGTGGTCCTCGCGGACGGGACCGTCACCACGTTCGGCGAGGTGACCCTCGAGGAGGCCCGCTCGCGGGCCGGCGACGGCGACCTGGAGGCGCGCATCTACGACGCAGTCGTCCGCGTCGTCGACGAGGAGGCCGAGGACGTGGCCGCGGCGTTCCCGGACCTGAAGCGCAACGTCTCGGGGTACAACCTCGACCGCCTGCTGGCGGAGGCCGACGGCGAGTTCGGCGAGGCCGACACGATCAACCTCGCGCGCCTGCTGGCGGGCAGCGAGGGGACGCTGGCGGTGGTCACCGAGGCGACGGTCTCGCTGGAGCCGGTCCCCGAGACGAAGGCGCTGGCCCTGCTGAGCTACCCGGATCTGGTCACCGCCATGGAGGACGTTGCCCCCATCCTCGACCACGACCCGGCCGCCGTCGAGGTGCTCGACGACGTCCTGCTGGACCTGGCGAGCGACACCGAGGAGTTCGGCGCGCTGGTCGACAGCCTGCTGCCGGCGGGGACCGGCGCGGTCCTGCTGGTGGAGTTCTACGCCGAGGACGACGCCGAGGGCCAGCAGCTGGTGGCCGACCTGCTGGCCGACCGCGTCGACGGCGAGGTCGACCCCGAGGGCGAACCCGGGGACGGCGCCGAGGAGCTGACGACTGCACCCCGGCAGGCCTTCCACGGACAGGAGGCCCACGGCGACGCCGAGCGGGAGCGCTTCTGGAAGCTCCGCAAGAGCGGCCTGCCGATCCTGCTGGGGCGGACCACCGACGCCAAGCACATCAGTTTCATCGAGGACACCGCGGTCCCGCCGGAGAACCTGCCCGAGTTCGTCTCGGACTTCCAGGACCTGCTGGCGGACAACGACACGTTCGCCAGCTTCTACGCGCACGCCGGCCCGGGCTGTCTCCACATCCGGCCGCTCGTGAACACGAAGACGGAGGCTGGCGTCGAGCAGATGGCGGCCATCGCCGACGGCGCGACCGACCTCGTCGTCGAGTACGGCGGCAGCGTCTCCGGCGAACACGGCGACGGCCGGGCGCGGACGCGGTGGAACCGGAAGCTGTACGGCCAGGACGTGTGGGAGCTGTTCCGCGACCTGAAGACGACCTTCGACCCCGACTGGCTGCTCAACCCCGGGCAGGTCGTCGGCTACGCCGAGGACGAGACGATCCCCGAGGGCGTCCCCAAGCGGGCCCGCGCCGTCGCCGTCACCGACGACCTGCGGTTCGACCCCGACTACGAGTTCGACGCGGGCTTCGAGCCCGCGCTGGAGTGGGACAACGACAACGGGATGCAGGGGATGGTGGAGCTGTGCCACGGCTGCGGCGGCTGCCGCGGCCCGCAGGAGACGACGGGCGGCGTGATGTGCCCGACCTACCGCGCCGCCGACGAGGAGGTGACTGCGACCCGCGGCCGGGCCAACGCCCTCCGGCGGGCGATGAGCGGCGACCTGCCCGCCGACCCCACCGACGAGGAGTTCGCCAGCGAGGTCATGGACCTCTGTATCGGCTGCAAGGGCTGCGCGAAGGACTGCCCCAGCGAGGTCGACATGGCGAAGCTCAAGGCGGAGGTCCAGCACGCCCGCCACGAGGAGCACGGCGCGGGCCTGCGGGACCGCCTGTTCGCCAACGTCCACCGGCTGAGCGCGGTCGGGAGCGCGCTGGCGCCCGTCTCCAACTGGCTGGCGAAGGCGCCGGGCTCGGACCTGCTCGCGGAGAAGCTGCTTGGCATCGCCCGGGAGCGCGATCTCCCCTCCTTCCGGAGCGAGTCGTTCACCGACTGGTTCGACGACCGCGGGCCGGCCGTTCCGGAGGCCGACGCGGACCGGCGCGTCCTGCTGTTCCCGGACACGTACTACAACTACAGCCACCCCGAGGTGCTGAAAGACGCGGTCCGGGTGCTCGAGGCGGCCGGCGTCCACGTGCGGGTGCCCGAGGGCGTGACCGCCAGCGGGCGCGCGGCCCACTCGAAGGGCTTCCTCGACGTCGCCCGCGAGCGCGCCCGGACCAACGTCGACGCCCTCGAACCCGCCGTCCGCGACGGCTGGGACGTGGTGGTCGTCGAGCCCTCCGACGCCGTCATGCTCCAGTCGGACTACTACGACCTGCTGGGCGACGCGGCCGATCCCGTCGCCCGCAACGCCTACGGCGTCTGCGAGTACGTCGACCACTTCGAGCTCAATCGCGACGTCGACTGGGCGGCGCCCGACGAGTCGCTGACCTACCACGGCCACTGCCACCAGAAGGCGACCACGAAGGACCACCACGCCGTCGGCGTCCTCCGCCGCGCGGGCTACGCGGTCGACCCGCTGGATTCGGGCTGTTGCGGCATGGCCGGCTCCTTCGGCTACGAGGCAGAGCACTACTCGATGAGCCGCGCCATCGGATCGATCCTGTTCGATCAGGTCGCCGACAGCGACGGCGACCGGGTCGTCGCGCCCGGAGCCTCCTGCCGGACGCAGCTGGGCGACCGACCGGGCGGCGAGGAGCCGCCCCACCCCGTCGAGCGCCTGGCCGCGGCCCTGCCCGACCGTCAGCGTCGCTAA
- a CDS encoding RAD55 family ATPase: METGTDLSETMYDLSTVLEFDALESVRPGTSLLIAGPAMSGKEAIAFDVLKEGARDGEGAVVVTTNDQAASVVDEFRTDVPELGESQLGVVDCRGDGMDGDESGAFVHHVSSPGDLTGIGIGITKALEGLHKGGRDRGRLALVSLSTMLTYTDKKTVFKLCHILSSRLDSAGYVGVFTIDSGAHDDQTLQVIKQAFDGLVEIREDDGAREARVMGLSAEPSDWQSL, encoded by the coding sequence ATGGAGACGGGAACTGACCTCTCAGAGACCATGTACGACCTATCAACCGTACTCGAGTTCGACGCGCTTGAGAGCGTGCGTCCCGGCACCAGCCTGCTCATCGCGGGGCCCGCGATGAGCGGCAAGGAGGCCATCGCGTTCGACGTCCTGAAGGAGGGGGCGAGGGACGGCGAGGGGGCCGTGGTCGTCACGACCAACGACCAGGCGGCGTCCGTCGTCGACGAGTTCCGGACGGACGTCCCGGAACTGGGCGAGTCCCAGCTCGGCGTCGTCGACTGCCGCGGGGACGGCATGGACGGCGACGAGTCGGGCGCGTTCGTCCACCACGTCTCCTCGCCGGGCGACCTGACCGGCATCGGCATCGGCATCACGAAAGCGCTGGAGGGGCTGCACAAGGGCGGTCGCGACCGCGGGCGACTCGCGCTCGTCTCGCTGTCGACGATGCTGACCTACACGGACAAGAAGACCGTCTTCAAGCTCTGTCACATCCTCTCCTCGCGGCTGGACTCAGCGGGCTACGTCGGCGTGTTCACCATCGACTCCGGCGCGCACGACGACCAGACCCTCCAGGTCATCAAGCAGGCCTTCGACGGCCTCGTGGAGATCCGCGAGGACGACGGGGCGCGCGAGGCCCGGGTCATGGGTCTGTCGGCCGAACCCAGCGACTGGCAGTCGCTCTGA
- a CDS encoding ABC transporter ATP-binding protein, with the protein MSERADAAGDAAAESTDARATLSADVDLPDPAESLLSVRDLDAGYGDLQVLDGVDLDVADGEYVTIVGPNGAGKSTVMKSVFGLTTHMGGEVIFDGEDIGGRRPDEIIHQGVGYVPQTDNVFSSLSVRENLEMGAYILDEVPEDQISEVYDRFPILEERSGQKAGTLSGGQQQMLAMGRALMLDPDLLLLDEPSAGLAPDLVDEMFDRIDAINDAGTAVLMVEQNAKEALRRCDRGYVLVQGQNRYQDEGSTLLADEDVRREFLGG; encoded by the coding sequence ATGAGCGAACGCGCCGACGCGGCCGGTGACGCCGCCGCGGAGTCGACCGACGCGCGGGCGACCCTGTCGGCGGACGTCGACCTGCCGGATCCCGCCGAGAGCCTGCTTTCGGTCCGGGACCTCGACGCCGGCTACGGCGACCTGCAGGTGCTGGACGGCGTCGACCTCGACGTCGCCGACGGCGAGTACGTCACCATCGTCGGCCCCAACGGCGCCGGCAAGTCGACCGTCATGAAGTCCGTCTTCGGCCTGACGACGCACATGGGCGGCGAGGTGATCTTCGACGGCGAGGACATCGGCGGCCGCCGACCGGACGAGATCATCCACCAGGGCGTCGGCTACGTGCCCCAGACCGACAACGTGTTCTCGTCGCTGTCCGTCCGGGAGAACCTGGAGATGGGCGCGTACATCCTCGACGAGGTGCCGGAGGACCAGATCAGCGAGGTGTACGACCGGTTCCCGATTCTCGAGGAGCGGTCCGGGCAGAAGGCCGGGACGCTCTCGGGCGGCCAGCAGCAGATGCTCGCGATGGGCCGTGCGCTGATGCTCGACCCCGACCTGCTCCTGCTCGACGAGCCCTCCGCCGGTCTGGCGCCGGACCTCGTCGACGAGATGTTCGACCGCATCGACGCCATCAACGACGCCGGGACGGCGGTCCTGATGGTCGAGCAGAACGCGAAGGAGGCGCTGCGCCGCTGCGACCGCGGCTACGTCCTCGTCCAGGGGCAGAACCGCTATCAGGACGAGGGGTCGACCCTCCTGGCCGACGAGGACGTCAGGCGGGAGTTCCTCGGCGGCTGA
- a CDS encoding ABC transporter substrate-binding protein — protein sequence MRTDSRRRFLKRSGALGVAGIAGLAGCTTEQSGGGDGNGDGDGETTGTSSGDGDGGSPDVMVVVGYPQSGIQLFSDYYSDYGDDDAEILVTDGLQDGELPQDVGNDMSNVRGTAPSASGPGADAFAEMFTSEFDYDEPGVFTAQAYDATAVQILANAMAGENEGQAVRDNMRVVANPGGETFGPSELPAAVEAAAAGENVEYQGASSNVVFDDNGDIGAVTYEVFGFNEEGYETTDTVDFDRSDDVSQPEPQGDGSESGRTIRFGVLQPESGDLGNLGVPIAEAATLPALQLEGEVDFEFDYQRADTQSQAQPAIDAANSLVSDGYPSITGAASSESTIQVAQNVFVPSEVVGVSPASTSPAITNLEDDDYVYRTPPSDALQGQVLAQLADEDIGATTASTLYLNNSYGQALQQAFVDAFEEAGGEVVSQVAFESQQSSYTSEINQAMSR from the coding sequence ATGCGCACGGACAGTCGACGACGGTTCCTGAAGCGTAGCGGGGCACTGGGCGTAGCCGGCATCGCCGGCCTGGCCGGCTGTACGACCGAGCAGTCCGGTGGCGGCGACGGTAACGGCGACGGCGACGGCGAGACGACCGGCACGTCGTCCGGCGACGGCGACGGCGGGTCGCCGGACGTGATGGTCGTGGTCGGGTACCCGCAGAGCGGCATCCAGCTGTTCAGCGACTACTACTCCGACTACGGCGACGACGACGCGGAGATCCTGGTGACCGACGGCCTGCAGGACGGCGAACTCCCGCAGGACGTCGGCAACGACATGTCCAACGTCCGCGGGACGGCGCCCTCGGCGTCCGGCCCGGGGGCCGACGCGTTCGCGGAGATGTTCACCAGCGAGTTCGACTACGACGAGCCGGGCGTGTTCACCGCGCAGGCGTACGACGCCACGGCCGTCCAGATCCTGGCCAACGCGATGGCCGGCGAGAACGAGGGCCAGGCCGTCCGCGACAACATGCGCGTCGTCGCGAACCCCGGCGGCGAGACGTTCGGGCCCTCCGAGCTGCCGGCGGCCGTCGAGGCGGCCGCGGCCGGCGAGAACGTCGAGTACCAGGGCGCTTCCAGCAACGTCGTCTTCGACGACAACGGCGACATCGGCGCGGTCACCTACGAGGTGTTCGGCTTCAACGAGGAGGGCTACGAGACCACCGACACCGTCGACTTCGACCGCAGCGACGACGTCTCCCAGCCCGAGCCGCAGGGCGACGGCAGCGAATCGGGCCGGACGATCCGCTTCGGCGTCCTCCAGCCGGAATCGGGCGACCTGGGCAACCTCGGCGTGCCCATCGCGGAGGCGGCGACCCTGCCGGCGCTCCAGCTCGAGGGCGAGGTCGACTTCGAGTTCGACTACCAGCGGGCCGACACGCAGTCCCAGGCCCAGCCGGCCATCGACGCCGCCAACTCCCTGGTGAGCGACGGCTACCCGTCGATCACCGGCGCAGCCTCCTCCGAGTCGACCATCCAGGTCGCGCAGAACGTCTTCGTCCCCAGCGAGGTCGTCGGCGTCTCGCCGGCCTCGACGTCCCCGGCGATCACGAATCTGGAGGACGACGACTACGTCTACCGGACGCCCCCGAGCGACGCGCTCCAGGGTCAGGTCCTGGCCCAGCTGGCCGACGAGGACATCGGCGCGACGACGGCCTCGACGCTGTATCTCAACAACAGCTACGGCCAGGCGCTCCAGCAGGCGTTCGTCGACGCCTTCGAGGAGGCCGGCGGTGAGGTCGTCTCGCAGGTCGCCTTCGAGTCCCAGCAGTCATCGTACACGTCCGAGATCAACCAGGCAATGAGCCGGTAG